The DNA region TCCGTTGCCGCCGCGACCGGCCGTCCGCAGGCTCAAGGGTGCTCCGGGCAGCCGCCGGGGGGAGCGCCATCCGCGTCCCCGCCGTCGCGTCGGGACGGAAGGAGACGGGGTATGCCGGAGAAGGGGACGGAGCGGCGGGCGAAGGCGGCCCTGCGCCACGGGAAGAAGCCCAGCACGGCCGCGGGCGAGTACGTGCGCGAGGAGATCGAGCACGTGCGCCGCGGCAAGCACGGCGCGCGCTCCACCAAGCAGGCCATCGCGATCGGGCTCTCGAAGGCGCGGCGGGCGGGCATCCCGCTGAAGCCGCCGAAGCAGGGCCAGGCCTCGAGGCGGACCCGCCGCTCGGCCGAGGCGGCCTACGAGGTCGGGCAGCGGAAGCGGAAGGCGCGGGCACCCTCGCGCCGGCGGAGCGCCGCGTCGCGGGGCGCGCTGAAGCGGGAGGGCAAGTCCGCCGCGTCCCGGCGCGCGCTCTCGTCCCAGGCGCGGCGCTCGGCGGCCCGGCGCAAGTCGCGGCGCTGAAGGCACGTGAACGCATCCCCGTCGCCGAGGCGGCAGATCCGGGGATCGGTTCACGCGCCCTGATCGCGTCCCCGGAAACGAAGAAGCCCGGCCGAAGGGCCGGGCTTCTCGCGTCGACGGAGCGACGGATGCGCGGTTAGATCGCGCGGACGTTCGCCGCCTGCAGGCCCTTCGGGCCACGCGTCACGTCGAACTCGACCTTCTGCCCCTCGGCGAGCGTGCGGAAGCCGTCGGCCTGGATGGCAGTGTGGTGGCAGAACACGTCGTCCCCGCCGCCGTCCTGCGTGATGAAGCCGAAGCCCTTCGCATCGTTGAACCACTTCACGGTACCGGTAGCCATTACTGTGTAGACTCGTTTCTTCTCATTGTTCGCGAGCGGTGGAGAACCGCCCGGTCCCGGCCCGGAGTTGGGTTGGGGAGTGGCGTGTGTACTCTTTATCCTGGGTAAAGTCGAGCCCCTTTTCGCGCGCGAGGCCCGAGCCCCCGTGCTGGGGGGGGTGCGCCGCGGCGCGCCCAGCACGTCCCGTCGCATCCCCGGCCGAGATCCGGCGTGTCCCTCCACCCCCGGCTGGAAGCGGGCGGCGCGCTGCGGGAGGCTGGTGGCGGTGCTCCGGATCGCCCACCTCTCCGACCTGCACGTGCTCTCGCCCCGCGGGACCGAGTGGCGGCGCATCCTCTTCAACAAGCGCATCACCGGCTACGTGAACCTGGTCCGGCAGCGCGGACGCGTGTACCGGCGCGAGTACCTCGCCGCGGTGCTCGCGGCGGCCGCGGCGCACGCCGACCACGTGGTGGTGACCGGCGACATCACCAACCTCGCCCTGGAGCGCGAGCTGGAGGAGGCGCGCGCGCTGCTGGACGGCGTGGCGCGCGCGGTCGAGGTGACGGTGGTCCCGGGGAACCACGACGTCTACCTCCCGTCGATCCAGGACGGGCGCCGCTTCCCGCACCACTTCGGCCCGTTCCTGCGCGGCGACCTCCCCGACCTGGCCCGCGACCTCGCGGCCGGCCCCTTCCCCTGCGTGAAGCTGCGCGGCCCTGCGGCCATCATCGGCCTCTCCAGCGCGGTGCCGCGCCCGCCGTTCGTGGCGAGCGGCCGCCTCGGCGAGGCGCAGCTCGAGGCGCTCGAGGCCGTGCTCGCCCACCCCGAGGTGGCGCGGCGCACGCCGGTGGTGCTCGTGCACCACCCGCCGGTTGACGGCCGGATCCGGGCGCTGCAGCTCCGCGACGGGCTGGTGGACGCGGACCGGCTGCGCGCGGTGCTCTCGCGGCTCGGCCGCGGGCTGGTGCTGTTCG from Anaeromyxobacter dehalogenans 2CP-C includes:
- a CDS encoding metallophosphoesterase family protein, which encodes MLRIAHLSDLHVLSPRGTEWRRILFNKRITGYVNLVRQRGRVYRREYLAAVLAAAAAHADHVVVTGDITNLALERELEEARALLDGVARAVEVTVVPGNHDVYLPSIQDGRRFPHHFGPFLRGDLPDLARDLAAGPFPCVKLRGPAAIIGLSSAVPRPPFVASGRLGEAQLEALEAVLAHPEVARRTPVVLVHHPPVDGRIRALQLRDGLVDADRLRAVLSRLGRGLVLFGHLHARVRWRLPTATGALQVVGASGAALDHPHPRVRAGFNAYELRDDGSLAAVEAHVLAPDGRSVERVPLPEAEAGA
- a CDS encoding cold-shock protein; the protein is MATGTVKWFNDAKGFGFITQDGGGDDVFCHHTAIQADGFRTLAEGQKVEFDVTRGPKGLQAANVRAI